One Rhododendron vialii isolate Sample 1 chromosome 2a, ASM3025357v1 genomic region harbors:
- the LOC131317229 gene encoding uncharacterized protein LOC131317229 yields the protein MPPRRQNNLAREIVAALAESNLLNPALRANTNDRAMEAMRAFHRMKPPQFDGESSDPLVADHWLAQVRKIFNALRITEDDLRVSIVAIQLTGEANEWWESVLGARRDIRRMSRTVTRINEPDAENLTWAEFEELFENQYFPETYREQLREQFEKLEQGNMTVSEYATKFQSLSRFAPELVASEERKCRRFEKGLHPSIKLLVVSQRIGRFSEIVECARSVENPVGAQGEPKVWETKQPTSSASLPSGSSESQGRKRQREPHQSLHVQQSLGPPTSSGSHGAFVRPQIVCHRCGQSGHFRAQCSQQRKTCFICGAPNHLARRCPQKVGEHSGPSSVRPGQSLVRHHSQFQSTSGQGSRAERGASFTISQTPETPDVWGNFSSLV from the coding sequence ATGCCTCCGAGACGTCAAAATAACCTTGCTAGGGAAATTGTAGCGGCACTTGCAGAGTCAAACCTTCTGAACCCAGCACTTAGGGCTAACACAAATGACCGTGCCATGGAAGCAATGAGGGCATTCCATCGTATGAAACCACCTCAATTCGATGGGGAGAGTAGCGATCCTcttgtggccgaccattggcttGCACAAGTTCGTAAAATCTTTAACGCTCTTAGGATTACTGAAGATGACCTACGAGTGAGCATTGTGGCCATTCAACTTACTGGCgaggcgaatgagtggtgggaatcaGTTTTAGGAGCAAGAAGAGACATTAGGAGAATGTCAAGGACGGTTACTCGAATAAATGAACCTGATGCAGAGAACTTGACTTGGGCTGAGTTTGAAGAACTCTTCGAGAAtcaatattttccagaaacgTATCGCGAGCAACTTAGAGAACAATTTGAGAAACTAGAACAAGGTAATATGACCGTCTCCGAATATGCTACGAAATTTCAGTCTCTGTCCCGTTTTGCTCCGGAATTAGTGGCAtcagaagaaagaaagtgtaGGCGTTTTGAGAAGGGATTACACCCATCCATTAAGTTGTTGGTTGTGAGCCAGCGCATTGGAAGGTTTTCCGAGATTGTTGAATGTGCAAGGAGTGTTGAGAATCCAGTGGGTGCGCAGGGAGAACCAAAAGTGTGGGAAACTAAGCAACCGACCTCTAGTGCAAGTTTGCCTTCGGGAAGTTCTGAGAGCCAAGGGAGAAAGCGACAGCGAGAACCACATCAATCATTGCATGTTCAACAGAGTTTGGGGCCGCCTACTTCTTCGGGAAGTCATGGagcttttgtcagaccacaaattGTGTGCCATCGGTGTGGTCAGTCAGGTCACTTTCGTGCTCAGTGTTCGCAACAGCGGAAGACATGTTTCATTTGCGGTGCACCTAATCATCTTGCGAGAAGATGCCCTCAAAAAGTAGGAGAGCATAGTGGGCCTAGTTCAGTGAGACCAGGGCAGAGTCTAGTTCGACATCACTCCCAATTCCAGTCTACTTCGGGTCAAGGGTCACGCGCTGAGCGAGGAGCGAGTTTTACCATTTCTCAAACTCCAGAGACACCAGATGTGTGGGGTAATTTCTCCTCTCTCGTTTAA